Genomic window (Bombus huntii isolate Logan2020A unplaced genomic scaffold, iyBomHunt1.1 ctg00000145.1, whole genome shotgun sequence):
GCGTTTTAATCCTCCGAACTCACCACATTTTGGCGGCTTATGGGAAGCCGCAGTTAAATCGTTCAAACGCCATCTCATCCGCGTGGTCGGCACGGAGCTCCTGACCTTTGAACACCTCAACACCCTTGTGATCGAAATTGAGGCCATTCTCAATTCACGCCCACTGACTCCCATCTCATCCGATCCGAAAGATCCCCCTGTCCTCACTCCCGGTCATTTTCTAATCGGTGATACCCTAACCAGTTTACGGGAGCGTGATTTCAGGACAGTTCCATCAGGACGGCTATCCAGTTGGCAGCGCATTCACCAGATTAAGCAGCACTTCTGGAGCCGATGGTATCGAGAATACCTAAACGAGTTAACCCGCCGCAGCAAATGGGACAAGGGCAAACACAACATTCATGAAGGCACCGTAGTAATCCTCAGGGAGGACAACGTGCCCTATATGCAGTGGCCTTTGGGCCGCGTAATCATGGTCCATCCAGGAGCCGACGGAATCATCCGGACCGCTACCGTGCAGACGGCAACAAGCATCCTGGACCGCGGCGTCAAAAGACTGGTCCCCTTACCCATCCACCCAGATCCAGACGAGGCCGAACGCCCACACGGAGCGAAGGAGGTCACCAACGACACACCAGACTCCACAGCCAGAATTTGATCGgtgccctctcaacggggggaggatgttacgacgcctaaaacatctgctcgccagcccgcgcgaccggacaacaaccgacctgcgtaacggcacttcgaccctcaataaacctaaggacccaccataactttcatttccctgcattgtttcgccatatgtcttcaatccgattgtcttgaagaattgcaagccaaaatatgctcgaaacacagtcggttttagaggtgtccttgggtttattagtcgcctttaaaacgcggagaaagcgggtatgcacccattaggaaaacccgaatagccctgtaataaaacaggctaggttttctcatacacacagtcatttacgcaccacgatggtagaagactccctactcatcccttcgagcagtagtgcagcatgaccaatcgacaccgcggttcgttaccctcacttttcctaacgaaagtgggaccaacgaatccgcgttctttatgcacaggggcacacccacaccgaactttcttccgtattaaacaaaagagcgacaaacggtctaccagctaacgcctaacgcgacagtctcccaactaacgcctaacgcgacggtctcccaactaacgcctaacgcgacggtctaccaactaacgcctaacgcggcagtctgcacatagcgcgagagtcgcattcttcacgcaaatcttttgtaactaagtgcttggaaatatatactttataatactgtgaatcccagtgttataccaactcaatcacccctcattttctcaaaggaaatcaggggatcgatcaattcgtggtgtcgattgttataatcgtaacggggatttacgacccccgttgacgactctcctcgcgagtacgtctccccgcgattggtcgaatttacaaggaatttcaaagttatcgTAGACATCTAGAGACGGGTTGTTCGGAGGTCTCAAAGTTTCCAAAGAGAACGAAATTCGGTCAATCTAACTGCTCGGGTTACgtcgtttgaattaaaaaaaaaatctgcacgttcgatttccagataaataaaattttttgaatgCGATTCGCAGCGCGAAATTCGAGCAGCGGCTATTCGATACGACAATTGCACGATATAGAAGGGGTTTCTATCGCGCGCAATGCTTGCGTAGAATCTCGACGATAGGTACGCGGTATTTGTCGACtaactataaatatcgaacagtTCGACTGGCTGCGCGAAGTAGCGAGTTTCCACGCGCGAGCAATAacgtttacaatatatttcacgtaACGGCAAATAGCGCTAATTGTACGCCAGCGTTTTGCCACAGCGATCGTGCGATAGTCAGTGGTACGCACGGCTCGTTCGTATTCACAATCGTGAAACTTAAATTCGGATCGCGCGAATGGCGAATCGAAACAGATTGAATGCCAGATTTCGGGGgggaaaacgatcgatcggagGGTATTCTGACTAATTCTCGGACTAATTCTCCGACTGATTCTCGAACGATGCCGCTCGAACGTGGACGAACCGCGTTAATGGACGATCTAATTTGCAGTTATCTGTTAATCGGTTTAAAACGCTCTATATTTAACCGGGCATTCCATTATACTTGGCTGTTTCATTcgctaatttatcatttcatcTCGGCTCAGCCGGCTCATCGTCGTTCCATCAgtcgcgtcgatcgagcgagcggaatttaaattacccgtataatcctcgagcggtatcgcggctcgttaaaattacaccgacagatttatttgccgcgcgtttggcggatggcatgccgatcgacccagcgcgctcgcataattccaaattcgaacatcttgtcgcgttttccacgttacgttgagtcgtcgagtacgtta
Coding sequences:
- the LOC126877325 gene encoding uncharacterized protein LOC126877325, producing the protein MGDLPEARITESRPFRNVGIDYCGPFYIKERRDRNRRKIKTYAAIFVCLATKAVHIELVSDLTTDAFLAALRRFISRRGYCATILTDNGTNFVGANRELQELRTLLQSDDHQDRVQNFLADRQIQWRFNPPNSPHFGGLWEAAVKSFKRHLIRVVGTELLTFEHLNTLVIEIEAILNSRPLTPISSDPKDPPVLTPGHFLIGDTLTSLRERDFRTVPSGRLSSWQRIHQIKQHFWSRWYREYLNELTRRSKWDKGKHNIHEGTVVILREDNVPYMQWPLGRVIMVHPGADGIIRTATVQTATSILDRGVKRLVPLPIHPDPDEAERPHGAKEVTNDTPDSTARI